A section of the Paenibacillus aurantius genome encodes:
- a CDS encoding carbohydrate ABC transporter permease, with product MHTSRFKLSVVHAFLAVLCFLNVLPLVWMVISSFKSENEFAVNPMGWPKLWDFSNYANAWKVAHLGTYFWNSLYVTVLAILLTVLLGALASYFISRFDYKFTKWAYALFIIGMTIPIHATLVPIFILMKKIGLLNTHMSLVLPYTAFHLSITIFILVGFMKSFPKDIEESAIIDGAGVYRIFWSIILPMTRPALATVIIINFIYNWNEFLFALVLINKEPLKTLPLGLANFTGTETKFQTMQMAALAMALAPVLAFYLLLEKQLVQGMTAGAVKG from the coding sequence ATGCACACTTCGCGTTTCAAATTGTCGGTCGTCCATGCCTTTCTGGCTGTCCTATGTTTTCTTAACGTGCTTCCCTTGGTATGGATGGTCATCAGCTCGTTTAAATCCGAGAACGAATTTGCCGTCAACCCGATGGGATGGCCGAAGCTGTGGGATTTCAGCAATTACGCCAACGCCTGGAAAGTGGCGCATCTCGGAACCTATTTCTGGAACAGCTTGTACGTGACGGTATTGGCCATCTTGCTGACCGTGCTGCTCGGTGCGCTTGCTTCCTATTTTATCTCAAGGTTCGATTATAAATTCACCAAATGGGCTTACGCCTTATTTATCATCGGCATGACCATTCCGATTCATGCGACTCTTGTGCCGATCTTCATCCTGATGAAGAAAATCGGCCTGTTGAACACCCATATGTCCCTGGTGCTTCCCTACACTGCGTTCCATTTGTCCATTACGATTTTCATCCTCGTCGGATTCATGAAATCCTTTCCGAAGGACATTGAAGAATCGGCGATCATCGATGGTGCCGGGGTGTACCGTATTTTCTGGTCGATTATTTTGCCGATGACCCGGCCTGCACTGGCTACCGTTATCATCATCAACTTCATCTACAACTGGAACGAGTTCCTGTTTGCTCTCGTGCTGATTAACAAGGAGCCCCTCAAGACGCTGCCGCTTGGCCTGGCGAACTTCACCGGCACGGAAACGAAGTTCCAAACGATGCAGATGGCGGCTCTCGCCATGGCATTGGCACCGGTGCTGGCCTTCTATTTGCTGCTGGAGAAGCAGCTTGTACAGGGAATGACCGCAGGGGCGGTCAAAGGATAG
- a CDS encoding carbohydrate ABC transporter permease, giving the protein MHVLKRTGWTVFIGMLPALVIYIGIALVPIGMSFYYSFFNWDGLSPMRYIGLDNFTSTLKDSVFWKGVGNNLIMMATGLLGQLPLGLFFALMLNRGLRGIKAYRSMLFLPVVISAVIVSIIWGMVFKIENGMLNGLLELVGLGSWQQDWLGNPKLGMLSISVAYIWQNYGFYMVIFLAALQNISAEIKEAAVMDGATGWKQFWYVTLPMLKETIWVTLVFAISNSFRVFDLIYVMTAGGPAHNTEVMTIYMYNNAFQNMSFGGGSAVSMLILVFSLIAIYAANLLTRRSQ; this is encoded by the coding sequence ATGCATGTGTTGAAAAGAACAGGCTGGACCGTTTTTATCGGAATGCTGCCGGCCCTCGTGATTTATATTGGAATCGCGCTGGTGCCGATCGGCATGTCCTTCTATTATTCTTTCTTTAATTGGGACGGGTTATCTCCCATGAGATATATCGGTCTCGATAACTTTACTTCGACGTTAAAGGATTCGGTCTTCTGGAAAGGCGTCGGGAACAACCTGATTATGATGGCGACGGGGCTTCTGGGCCAACTGCCTCTCGGTTTGTTTTTCGCTCTGATGCTTAACCGCGGGCTAAGGGGCATCAAGGCCTACCGGTCTATGCTTTTCCTGCCGGTTGTCATCTCGGCGGTCATTGTGTCCATTATTTGGGGCATGGTGTTTAAGATTGAAAACGGCATGCTGAACGGACTACTCGAGCTCGTCGGCCTCGGCAGCTGGCAGCAGGACTGGCTGGGCAATCCCAAGCTCGGGATGCTCTCGATCAGCGTCGCATATATATGGCAAAATTACGGCTTCTACATGGTTATCTTCTTGGCGGCCCTGCAAAACATTTCGGCAGAAATCAAGGAAGCGGCCGTTATGGACGGAGCCACCGGTTGGAAGCAGTTCTGGTACGTCACCCTGCCTATGCTGAAGGAAACGATCTGGGTCACTCTCGTATTCGCCATCAGCAACAGCTTCCGCGTCTTCGACCTCATCTATGTCATGACGGCCGGCGGACCGGCGCATAACACCGAGGTCATGACAATTTACATGTACAACAACGCTTTTCAGAACATGAGCTTCGGCGGAGGAAGCGCGGTGTCCATGCTGATTCTGGTATTCAGCCTGATTGCCATTTATGCCGCTAATCTGTTAACAAGACGCAGCCAATAA
- a CDS encoding extracellular solute-binding protein yields the protein MKNAIRKTMLVTASTTLITALAGCGGSTTDEGKENGTPANSPVTLTMEYNWSTPNVDNTIYKERIKKFQELNPNIKIEAQDIPSAQYRTKLRTEAAGNSMPDMFILYPGIEMDPYIAADVLMPIDEIMSNWKDILPEQALAGYKVNGKQYAIPTKMTFVDIVYYHKDMLAKAGYKEFPKTYDEFLDLVKKLKDSGVTPLAMGNKNRWPMQSTFMSAVGDRFTGSDFLPKVNKGEAKFTDPDYVKSLSVISDLVKLDAFNADINTMDEVQQQDYFLQKKAAMTMTSSTIDAKFRGSNSDKAAADNIGIALFPAVNGGKGDPTASAGVIQYGIGLSKSLSGAKKDAAMKFLQYFYQPELYQTLMSKGIVVPAKVEVPADASPYLKEMLALTKNGSAPVFDSVMPAAVKDVLENGIQAITTKQKTAEQLAKDMQDAQDKSKK from the coding sequence ATGAAGAATGCCATTCGCAAAACGATGCTCGTTACCGCTTCCACGACTTTAATCACGGCCTTGGCGGGGTGCGGCGGGTCCACAACAGATGAGGGCAAAGAGAACGGCACGCCAGCCAACAGCCCGGTAACGCTGACGATGGAATACAACTGGTCCACTCCTAACGTGGACAACACGATTTACAAGGAACGGATCAAGAAGTTCCAGGAGCTTAACCCTAACATTAAGATTGAAGCGCAGGATATCCCATCCGCCCAGTACCGCACAAAGCTTCGTACGGAAGCGGCAGGAAACAGCATGCCGGATATGTTCATCCTCTATCCGGGAATAGAGATGGATCCTTACATTGCCGCCGATGTGCTGATGCCGATCGACGAAATTATGAGCAACTGGAAGGACATCCTGCCGGAACAAGCACTCGCCGGTTATAAAGTGAACGGCAAACAGTATGCCATTCCGACCAAGATGACGTTCGTCGATATTGTTTATTACCACAAAGACATGCTGGCCAAGGCAGGTTATAAGGAATTCCCGAAAACCTACGACGAATTCCTTGATCTCGTGAAGAAACTGAAGGACTCCGGTGTCACTCCGCTGGCCATGGGTAACAAGAACAGATGGCCGATGCAGTCGACCTTCATGTCCGCCGTCGGAGATCGGTTTACGGGAAGCGACTTCCTCCCGAAGGTTAACAAAGGGGAAGCCAAATTCACCGATCCGGACTATGTGAAATCGCTTTCTGTCATTTCCGACCTCGTTAAGCTTGATGCTTTCAACGCGGACATTAACACGATGGACGAAGTGCAGCAGCAGGATTATTTCCTGCAGAAGAAAGCCGCTATGACCATGACGAGCTCGACGATTGACGCCAAGTTCAGAGGAAGCAACTCCGACAAGGCGGCTGCCGACAACATCGGTATTGCCTTGTTCCCAGCCGTCAACGGAGGCAAGGGGGATCCGACTGCTAGTGCAGGGGTCATTCAGTACGGGATCGGCCTAAGCAAAAGTTTGAGCGGTGCAAAGAAGGATGCCGCGATGAAATTCCTGCAATATTTCTACCAGCCTGAGCTGTATCAAACCTTGATGAGCAAAGGGATCGTCGTACCGGCCAAAGTCGAGGTTCCCGCCGATGCGTCTCCTTATCTGAAAGAAATGCTGGCGCTGACCAAGAACGGCTCTGCTCCCGTGTTCGACAGCGTGATGCCGGCGGCTGTGAAGGATGTCCTGGAGAACGGCATTCAGGCTATCACGACCAAGCAGAAGACGGCGGAGCAGCTTGCCAAGGATATGCAGGATGCCCAAGACAAGAGCAAGAAATAA
- a CDS encoding GNAT family N-acetyltransferase: MIRKLTPSEPTPWGLLLMADPSRKLIEGYLNRGECYICEEDKEIVGTYVLLPTRPDTVELVNVAVAEHRQGRGTGKQLVMHAIETAASQGFKTIEVGTGNSSIGQLAFYQKCGFRIVGVDLDFFTRHYSEEIYENGILCRDMIRLSRDRGLSG, from the coding sequence ATGATCAGGAAACTTACTCCAAGTGAGCCCACTCCATGGGGCCTTCTGCTAATGGCAGATCCTTCCCGAAAGCTGATAGAAGGTTACCTTAACCGGGGAGAATGTTATATTTGCGAAGAGGATAAGGAAATAGTCGGAACCTACGTTCTTTTGCCTACAAGACCGGATACGGTTGAATTGGTGAATGTCGCCGTTGCCGAGCATAGACAGGGCAGAGGAACCGGGAAGCAGCTGGTCATGCATGCTATCGAAACGGCGGCTTCCCAAGGCTTTAAAACAATCGAGGTAGGAACAGGCAATTCCAGCATCGGGCAGCTGGCGTTTTATCAGAAATGCGGCTTCCGAATCGTCGGGGTGGATTTAGATTTTTTCACGCGGCACTATTCGGAGGAGATCTATGAGAATGGAATTCTCTGCCGGGACATGATTCGGTTGTCTCGGGACAGAGGACTTAGTGGTTAA
- a CDS encoding aspartyl-phosphate phosphatase Spo0E family protein, with product MNLDPLELAIEQKRMEMNDASERFGLSSSIVLQLSQELDILLNQYKWNGFWKNTQMVAV from the coding sequence ATGAATTTAGATCCCTTGGAGTTGGCAATCGAACAAAAGCGTATGGAAATGAACGACGCCAGCGAGCGGTTCGGTTTGTCGTCGTCTATCGTCTTGCAGCTTTCCCAAGAGCTCGACATTCTCTTAAATCAGTACAAGTGGAACGGTTTCTGGAAAAACACACAGATGGTGGCTGTTTAA
- a CDS encoding stalk domain-containing protein: protein MMKGYGKRKQMAGYSLLLAGCLAFNGIAGAFGETQPEGIKIKEFSLLDTGSDVVGAADFTPEGKKDGHFKLQLHLNQKTTINAVVLRSTDDYGKDNYQGVWRTNRVTTGWLLGIVQDKTVTTGSGTTHERIIVNPGFRKDIKEPVGQFEGDLTFDLYASDNGTIKETQSYVLEIETPQGTVFSKPIKYKQPMTSGETPAPSPSPVTSPAPVPSPTPVPTPTPVPAPAQGSHDLEIRVFFKGTELHFDEMAPVLKDGRTLVPFRQLFETLGFKVDWVEEGNVRKAIGKKNGQSIELTIDSTTAMVNGKAVALDVPAQIMGGRTMVPLRFVSESSGYEVGFSSSGQVWTIHIEEAAPGTPVPVPSPSPTPAPIPSVGEVEPYVVKGFLRNAHGDPLPGVTINADNMLFSDSNLAAVTDEKGFYRIELAQLPTTWSMTTTFTKEYNGKEQRFFLRSDVDQPFAGSTGAIRHFTLKGVVGHIEIHPDFWSFDDNLPMFEMKDLEVTLTPVGLLFDGSGGETITTMADVLPTGGHGVDKIPLGRYKISAAWKPEGHAPMPMLVRVTGKGKFGPSVEFDFHNPLGAPSIFVNEIDAKLDSQSVN from the coding sequence ATGATGAAGGGTTACGGAAAGAGAAAACAAATGGCCGGCTACTCGCTGCTGCTGGCAGGTTGTCTGGCGTTTAACGGGATAGCGGGTGCTTTCGGGGAAACGCAGCCGGAGGGAATCAAGATTAAAGAATTCAGCCTGCTCGACACGGGATCGGATGTGGTCGGGGCGGCGGATTTCACCCCTGAGGGCAAGAAGGACGGCCACTTTAAGCTTCAGCTTCACTTGAACCAGAAAACGACGATTAACGCCGTTGTCTTACGGTCCACCGATGATTATGGCAAAGACAATTACCAGGGGGTATGGAGAACCAATCGGGTGACCACCGGATGGCTGCTCGGCATTGTGCAGGATAAAACGGTAACCACCGGCAGCGGCACGACTCATGAACGCATCATCGTTAATCCGGGCTTCCGGAAGGATATCAAAGAACCGGTCGGCCAGTTTGAAGGCGACCTAACGTTCGACCTGTATGCGAGCGACAATGGGACGATCAAGGAAACGCAATCCTACGTACTGGAAATCGAAACCCCTCAGGGCACGGTGTTTTCCAAGCCGATCAAATACAAGCAGCCGATGACTTCGGGAGAAACACCGGCGCCTTCGCCTAGTCCGGTTACGTCGCCAGCCCCGGTACCGAGTCCTACACCAGTTCCCACGCCGACTCCTGTCCCGGCTCCTGCGCAGGGCTCGCATGACCTGGAGATCCGCGTCTTCTTTAAAGGGACGGAGCTTCATTTTGACGAGATGGCGCCTGTCCTAAAAGACGGCCGGACGCTTGTTCCGTTCCGCCAGTTGTTCGAAACCTTGGGCTTCAAGGTGGACTGGGTGGAGGAAGGAAACGTACGCAAAGCAATCGGGAAGAAGAATGGGCAATCCATTGAATTGACGATTGACAGCACCACGGCCATGGTTAACGGCAAGGCGGTCGCTTTGGATGTGCCGGCTCAAATTATGGGAGGCCGCACTATGGTTCCGCTGCGCTTCGTATCGGAAAGCAGCGGCTACGAGGTCGGTTTCTCCAGCAGCGGCCAGGTGTGGACGATCCACATTGAAGAAGCGGCTCCCGGCACACCTGTTCCAGTGCCGTCCCCCTCTCCAACTCCGGCCCCCATTCCTTCGGTAGGGGAAGTGGAGCCCTATGTGGTCAAAGGCTTCCTGCGTAATGCCCACGGAGATCCCCTTCCCGGCGTGACGATCAATGCGGATAACATGCTGTTCTCCGACAGCAACCTGGCGGCGGTAACCGATGAGAAGGGCTTTTACCGGATCGAGCTGGCTCAGCTGCCCACCACCTGGAGCATGACGACCACCTTCACCAAAGAATATAACGGGAAGGAACAGAGATTTTTCTTAAGATCGGACGTCGATCAACCTTTCGCCGGAAGCACGGGAGCCATTCGCCATTTCACCCTTAAAGGGGTAGTCGGGCATATCGAGATTCATCCCGATTTCTGGTCGTTTGACGACAACTTGCCGATGTTTGAAATGAAAGACCTGGAGGTAACCCTCACGCCGGTCGGTCTCTTATTCGACGGAAGCGGTGGCGAAACGATCACCACAATGGCCGATGTCCTCCCGACAGGCGGTCACGGAGTGGATAAAATCCCGCTCGGCCGGTACAAAATCTCCGCTGCCTGGAAGCCGGAAGGGCACGCACCTATGCCTATGCTGGTACGGGTTACAGGAAAGGGTAAGTTTGGGCCGTCCGTCGAATTCGATTTCCATAATCCCTTGGGAGCCCCTTCGATTTTTGTGAACGAGATCGATGCCAAGCTCGACAGCCAATCCGTCAACTAG
- a CDS encoding response regulator transcription factor: MIAEDHPLFRSGVRNLLRTTDDLEVIGEAASGEEALTLVEQLQPDLVLMDIRMPGMNGIEATRLIKEKHPATEVLILTMFRDDQSVFTAMRVGAKGYILKDSDEEELLQSIRMVGNGVAVFSSDIASRMMHYFSQSPAVPADDPTFSELTKREFEILEQIAEGSSNAQIAARLHISSKTVANYVSNILNKLQVTDRHAAKRLVQKAREE, translated from the coding sequence GTGATTGCAGAGGATCATCCGTTATTTCGGAGCGGTGTCCGTAATTTGCTGAGGACGACGGACGATCTGGAAGTGATTGGGGAAGCCGCATCAGGGGAAGAGGCGTTAACGCTTGTCGAGCAGCTGCAGCCTGACCTGGTGCTCATGGATATCCGCATGCCCGGAATGAATGGAATCGAAGCGACGCGGCTGATCAAGGAAAAGCATCCCGCGACCGAGGTCTTGATCCTCACGATGTTTAGAGACGACCAGTCGGTTTTTACTGCGATGCGGGTGGGGGCCAAAGGGTACATCCTGAAGGATTCCGATGAGGAGGAGCTGCTGCAGTCCATCCGAATGGTAGGCAATGGAGTAGCGGTGTTCAGCTCGGATATTGCGAGCCGGATGATGCATTATTTTTCGCAGTCTCCTGCCGTTCCGGCAGACGACCCTACGTTCTCAGAGTTAACGAAACGCGAATTCGAAATATTGGAGCAGATTGCGGAGGGAAGCAGCAACGCTCAAATTGCCGCCCGTCTGCACATCAGCAGCAAGACCGTCGCCAATTATGTTTCGAATATCCTGAATAAGCTGCAGGTTACGGATCGACACGCCGCGAAACGATTGGTCCAGAAAGCCCGTGAGGAATAG
- a CDS encoding histidine kinase: MQQTQDQIVSRTAEPAARVPHKGLLAALQLFTALFSLVTVVLYSSGVPKYYHKLLSTCISNGCGSLVPAMPLANAQGLSLSLETYAALFVMIDVGFTFGFYAAALLLFRKGFREPMALLAALALVAFGTSFPSLTPVAFQGNAAWEWWFSLVSALGWMGLSLLFLIFPNGSFVPRWTAGVFLFILLVDVSSFFNQGIIWNRMPGSAYLLPLWYVGSTLILIYSQVFRYRKVSSRAQRQQTKWVVYGLAVSMIGFVVMSILFDPRLNDGSALTYVYLNAILNMSLLAIPLTLTLAVLRRRLWDIDPLVRRTLIYGALTLSVAALYIFSVYYLSRIFETENNLFISLTSTALVAVAFAPLKEKLQRLINRMWKGRHDDPYAVLLDLGSQLVRPMAPEAMLEALAATIKDSLRLPYAGIALGVGEKDALVASSGSPLDEVLSYPIIHRGEKLGTLYLSRRSPGEAFSSEDNKFLEVLLHQAGPIVENVNMTLGMKLLAKDLQESREKLVLAREEERRQIRKNLHDDLAPRLAALALNSATAEKFVTKKPDIAIEMLGDLRKTIRTTVEEIRTLVHDLRPPSLDELGLISAIEERINELNKPARLLADDQGVTPIHIQLQEPPPLPALPAAVEVAAYRIVTESLANVIKHSQATECTVMLYVMDSQKLVVEVADNGNGLQSAYTPRLPGKGGIGLQSLRERAAELGGHCSIEPAEQGGTRVLAVLPI; this comes from the coding sequence ATGCAGCAAACGCAGGATCAGATCGTCAGTCGCACCGCGGAACCAGCAGCCCGTGTGCCGCACAAAGGGCTTCTTGCTGCCCTTCAGCTCTTTACCGCTTTGTTTTCTCTCGTTACCGTCGTCTTGTATTCATCAGGGGTTCCCAAGTATTACCATAAGCTCTTATCCACTTGCATCTCAAACGGCTGCGGCAGCTTGGTCCCGGCCATGCCCCTTGCTAATGCCCAAGGCCTTTCCCTCTCCCTGGAGACCTATGCCGCCTTATTTGTGATGATCGACGTTGGGTTTACGTTCGGCTTCTACGCGGCGGCGCTGCTTCTATTCCGGAAAGGCTTTCGGGAGCCGATGGCCCTTCTGGCCGCCTTGGCCCTGGTCGCGTTCGGCACGTCTTTTCCTTCCCTAACGCCGGTTGCCTTTCAAGGGAATGCCGCCTGGGAATGGTGGTTTTCTCTGGTCTCGGCTCTCGGATGGATGGGATTGTCCCTCTTGTTCTTGATCTTCCCCAACGGTTCGTTTGTGCCCAGATGGACAGCAGGCGTCTTCCTGTTCATTCTGCTGGTCGATGTAAGCAGCTTCTTCAACCAGGGAATCATCTGGAACCGAATGCCGGGCTCCGCTTACCTTCTGCCCTTATGGTACGTCGGATCCACGCTTATCCTTATTTATTCGCAGGTTTTCCGGTATCGGAAGGTATCCTCGCGGGCTCAGCGCCAGCAGACCAAATGGGTAGTATACGGCCTTGCCGTCAGCATGATCGGCTTTGTCGTCATGAGCATCTTATTCGATCCCCGTCTGAATGACGGAAGCGCCCTGACCTATGTGTACCTCAATGCCATTCTGAATATGAGCTTATTGGCCATTCCGCTTACCCTCACCCTCGCTGTATTGAGGCGCAGGCTGTGGGATATCGACCCGCTTGTCAGGAGAACGTTGATCTACGGCGCCTTGACACTAAGTGTGGCAGCCCTTTATATTTTCTCGGTCTATTATTTAAGCCGCATCTTCGAGACCGAGAACAATCTGTTCATTTCCTTAACCTCGACGGCCCTCGTGGCGGTCGCTTTCGCTCCCTTGAAAGAAAAGCTACAGAGGCTCATCAACCGGATGTGGAAAGGCCGCCACGACGATCCGTATGCGGTCCTGCTGGACCTGGGAAGCCAGCTCGTTCGGCCGATGGCTCCGGAGGCCATGCTGGAAGCGCTCGCCGCTACCATTAAAGATTCACTGCGCCTTCCTTACGCCGGCATTGCCCTAGGAGTAGGGGAGAAGGATGCTTTAGTCGCGTCCTCCGGCTCCCCCCTCGATGAGGTGCTGTCGTATCCCATTATCCACCGCGGGGAAAAGCTGGGGACGCTCTACTTATCCAGGCGTTCCCCCGGAGAAGCCTTCTCGTCGGAGGACAATAAGTTTCTGGAGGTGCTCCTGCACCAAGCCGGCCCGATCGTGGAAAATGTGAACATGACCTTGGGCATGAAGCTGCTCGCTAAGGATTTGCAGGAATCCAGAGAAAAGCTGGTCTTGGCCCGGGAGGAGGAACGGCGGCAAATCCGGAAAAATCTGCACGATGATCTAGCCCCGCGTCTTGCCGCACTAGCGCTCAATTCGGCGACGGCGGAGAAATTCGTAACCAAGAAGCCTGACATTGCCATCGAGATGCTGGGAGATCTCCGTAAAACCATCCGTACAACCGTTGAGGAAATTCGGACGCTCGTTCATGACCTGCGTCCGCCCTCCCTCGACGAGCTGGGGTTGATCAGCGCGATTGAAGAAAGAATTAACGAGCTCAATAAGCCGGCCAGGCTGCTTGCGGATGACCAGGGAGTGACCCCTATCCATATCCAGCTGCAGGAACCGCCTCCCCTTCCGGCTTTACCGGCGGCGGTAGAAGTAGCCGCTTACCGGATTGTTACGGAATCGCTGGCAAACGTGATTAAACACAGCCAAGCGACCGAGTGCACGGTCATGCTTTATGTGATGGATTCCCAGAAGCTGGTTGTCGAGGTGGCGGACAACGGCAATGGTCTTCAATCCGCTTATACGCCAAGGCTTCCCGGCAAAGGAGGCATTGGCCTTCAATCCCTGCGGGAAAGAGCCGCGGAATTAGGCGGACATTGTTCTATAGAACCAGCGGAGCAGGGTGGCACAAGAGTGCTTGCCGTATTGCCCATCTAA
- a CDS encoding GNAT family N-acetyltransferase: MRSTIKLISLELVQAEHLEFTTYFSVYRENIRLRKDWNLPLTSVPRNGVCYWIMRQGQRIGRVLAEANKLGPLFVIPPNKLEDSWLQELVAYVISISDFTVPIEAAGILSSQLEGFRRNGFAPILTRHGMIRPTAPFPAAFPHDWTAGQPDRADIDELASVLHTAFRQGTADPSMTETEEGLKRDLADFFLLSEKDLPLRQASTVVWDNHTSSIAGVCLIGRNEGWPFISYLAVLPAYRGKGLATAMIQQALSRLYEQEPLLLLFVTEGNPAKNLYEKLGFWSAPSVTLMSYNQ; this comes from the coding sequence ATGAGATCAACCATAAAACTTATAAGTCTTGAACTGGTTCAAGCCGAGCATTTGGAATTTACCACATATTTCTCCGTATACCGGGAGAACATTAGACTGCGCAAAGACTGGAACCTGCCGCTTACCTCCGTTCCCCGGAATGGGGTCTGCTATTGGATCATGCGGCAAGGTCAACGAATCGGCCGGGTGCTGGCAGAAGCCAATAAACTAGGCCCCCTGTTTGTCATCCCGCCGAATAAGCTGGAGGACTCCTGGCTGCAGGAGCTCGTCGCCTACGTGATTTCGATCTCCGATTTCACGGTACCCATCGAGGCGGCCGGTATCCTTTCTTCCCAGTTGGAAGGGTTCCGGAGGAACGGATTTGCCCCGATCCTAACCCGTCATGGCATGATCCGGCCTACCGCCCCGTTCCCAGCGGCATTTCCGCACGACTGGACAGCGGGGCAGCCCGATCGGGCGGATATCGACGAACTGGCCTCGGTTCTTCACACGGCCTTTCGACAGGGAACGGCCGATCCTTCCATGACCGAAACCGAGGAGGGCTTGAAGCGGGACCTGGCGGACTTTTTTCTCTTATCGGAGAAGGACCTCCCCCTCCGGCAAGCCTCAACGGTCGTCTGGGATAACCACACCTCCTCGATTGCCGGTGTCTGCTTGATCGGACGCAATGAAGGCTGGCCTTTCATTTCCTATCTTGCCGTACTGCCGGCTTATAGGGGAAAAGGATTGGCCACCGCGATGATCCAGCAGGCCTTGTCCCGACTATATGAACAAGAACCGCTGCTCCTTTTGTTCGTGACGGAGGGGAATCCAGCCAAGAACTTGTACGAGAAACTGGGCTTCTGGTCCGCCCCATCGGTTACCCTCATGTCCTACAACCAATAA
- a CDS encoding DinB family protein, translating into MKLNDIVLREMNKQLKRIETCLTKLSDEQIWHRVKPNMNSIGNLCMHLAGNEYQHLVSGIGKAPFTRKRSEEFSLNQGLSGKELVARLREVRLQASRILEGITENDLQTSIDIHYSIEDWNKMIERPAYETESHYTRDLTTLLIQVCEHYSYHAGQVVLLTKLLIDTEDNLTGTYH; encoded by the coding sequence TTGAAACTAAACGATATCGTTCTGAGGGAAATGAACAAGCAGCTGAAGCGAATCGAGACTTGCTTAACCAAGCTGTCCGATGAACAAATTTGGCACCGCGTCAAACCTAATATGAACAGCATAGGGAACCTATGTATGCACCTGGCGGGTAACGAATACCAGCATTTGGTTAGCGGAATAGGGAAAGCTCCTTTTACGCGGAAGCGGTCAGAGGAGTTTTCCCTAAACCAAGGCCTATCCGGAAAAGAATTAGTCGCACGGCTACGTGAGGTTAGGCTGCAGGCGTCCCGCATCCTTGAAGGTATAACGGAAAACGACCTGCAGACCAGCATCGACATCCATTACTCGATCGAGGATTGGAATAAAATGATAGAGCGCCCGGCTTACGAAACCGAATCGCATTATACGAGGGATCTGACGACCCTGCTCATTCAAGTTTGCGAGCATTACAGCTACCATGCAGGGCAAGTGGTTCTCCTAACCAAGCTATTAATCGATACGGAGGACAATCTTACGGGTACTTATCACTAA
- a CDS encoding nucleotide-binding protein yields MKPASKPKLFIGSSRESIKYGPAIHSNLQRVAQVLPWYNGTFQENDYTMESLSRRLSQCDYGVFIFSPDDVAIIRHKPVFITRDNTIFEAGLFMGKLGLKRVFCLIPQDLEVSDGDHIKDVRVGTYHLLSDLAGITILQYEYGHDDELEAAVSVACARIAKVIAEESFFIDPIDKAKRNGSIVKLFWEMSRIVPLTEEAPLSKRYHALSEGIRVSFLVPPMGETKVTHVALYAKRGTDGMAYAAGNIDEGAFYPFQSFDSEKEPPIVIKVQQSNKWSFTHEQHVEKVSVLCYPLGENHVLSINLVGDSVLTKEHLPKVVDHNAELLTTIKHIVGGDSK; encoded by the coding sequence ATGAAGCCGGCAAGCAAACCGAAATTGTTCATTGGCTCTTCTCGCGAATCCATAAAATACGGGCCTGCTATTCATTCCAATCTCCAAAGGGTTGCACAGGTTTTGCCCTGGTATAATGGTACGTTCCAAGAAAATGACTATACGATGGAATCGTTATCCAGAAGATTAAGCCAGTGCGATTATGGGGTGTTTATTTTTTCACCGGATGATGTAGCCATTATTCGCCATAAACCTGTATTCATCACTCGAGACAACACGATTTTCGAAGCGGGACTGTTTATGGGGAAATTGGGATTAAAGCGTGTTTTCTGTCTAATTCCTCAAGATCTTGAAGTGAGCGACGGGGACCATATCAAAGACGTGCGAGTAGGCACTTATCACCTTTTGTCTGATCTGGCCGGTATTACCATTCTGCAGTATGAATACGGTCATGATGACGAGCTGGAAGCAGCCGTTTCCGTAGCCTGTGCTCGTATTGCTAAAGTGATCGCGGAGGAATCTTTCTTCATCGATCCAATCGATAAAGCCAAAAGAAATGGAAGCATCGTCAAATTATTTTGGGAAATGAGCAGAATTGTCCCTCTTACCGAAGAGGCCCCGCTCTCCAAAAGGTACCATGCCTTAAGCGAAGGCATCCGGGTCTCCTTCCTGGTTCCGCCTATGGGCGAAACGAAAGTCACGCACGTCGCCCTATATGCCAAACGAGGGACAGATGGAATGGCCTATGCAGCGGGTAATATAGATGAAGGGGCTTTTTATCCCTTTCAATCGTTTGATTCCGAGAAGGAGCCGCCTATCGTCATTAAAGTTCAGCAAAGCAACAAGTGGTCCTTCACTCATGAGCAGCACGTTGAAAAGGTTAGTGTGCTATGTTATCCTTTAGGTGAAAACCATGTTTTGTCAATCAACCTGGTAGGAGATTCGGTTCTTACCAAAGAACATCTTCCAAAGGTTGTCGATCATAATGCGGAGCTGTTAACCACCATTAAACACATCGTCGGAGGGGATTCAAAATGA